Sequence from the Candidatus Eisenbacteria bacterium genome:
GGAGGATGCGGGCGGTCTTCACGCCCGGGCCTCGCGGCGCGTCGCGGTCCACAACAGGTAGGCGTCCTCCAGTGTCGGCGGGACCTGCCGCGCGCCGGGGCCCGGGGGCCCGTCCGAGACCAGGCGCAGGTGCACCCCGTCGCCGCGGCGCACCGCGCCGCTGATGCGCAGGCGCGCGCGGGCCGCCGCCAGCTCCGAGCTGGGGATCACCCACTCCCATGCGCGGCCCTCGCTGCCGCGCAGCAATTCCTCGGGCGAGGCGTGCGCCAGCAGCGTCCCGCGGTCCAGGATGGCGATCTCGGTGGCCACCGCCTCCACGTCCGAGACGATGTGGGTGGAGAGGATCACGATGCGCTCTCCGGAGAGATCCGAGAGCAGGTTGCGGAAGCGCGCGCGCTCCTCGGGGTCCAGCCCGGAGGTGGGCTCGTCCACGATGAGCAGCTTCGGGTCGTTGAGCAGCGCCTGCGCGATGCCCACGCGCTGCCGCATCCCGCCGGAGAAGGAGCCCAGCGGTTGCCGCAGCACCCCCGCCAGGTTGGTGAGCTGCACCAGCTCTTCGATGCGGCGGCGCGCGGCGCGCCCGTCGAGGCCCTTCACCGCGGCCATGTATTCCAGGAACTCGCGCGCGTTGAGATTGGGATACACGCCGAAGTCCTGCGGCAGGTATCCCAGGGCCGAGCGCAGGCCGTCGGGGTGGGCCACGATGTCCGTGCCATCCCAGGTCACCGAGCCCTCGGTGGGCCGCGTGATGGTGGCCAGGATGCGCATCAGTGTGGATTTCCCTGCCCCGTTGGGCCCCAGCAGTCCCAGCACGCCGGGGCCGAGGTCCAGGCTGAAGCCGCGGAGGCCCCAGACGTTTCCGGGGTAGCGCTTGCCGACGTCGCGGATTTCGAGGTTCAAGGCGGCCTCCGTGGAAGGGGCTCGACTCGTCGGACGGGCATCGGGGAACGACTCTTGGAAACCGGGCGAGCCCGGCCCTGGCGAAAGAGCGGGGACATGATAGCTGACGAGCGGATTGGCCCGGGGGTTTCAATGTCCGGGCGCGGGCATCGGCCCGGCCGCGTCACGGTCCCGCCCCATCAGGGCCCGGCTGCCATCACGGCCCGCCACACATCACGGCCCCCATCACGGCCCACCGCCTTGACTTCCCCCTCCCCCCTTCATACCTTGACCGGGTGAATCCCGATCTCCCCCGCGGCCCGGCCGGCCGTCTCGCCCTCGCCGCCTATCATCTCGTGGGCCTGCCGTGCGCGGCGCTGCTGCACGCCGTCCCCGTGGCGACCGTGCGCGTGTTCTCGGCGTGCGCAGACGCCGCCGACCCGTCAGCGGTCCGCTGCTTCCTGTCCAACCTCGAGCGCGTGGCACCGCGGCTCACCGCCGCGCGGCGCCGGAGCGTGGCGCGAAGCATGCAACGGGCGCGCGTGCGCACCATCCTCGAGATGATCGCGGCGCCGGCCCGGAGTGCCTCCTGGCTGCGGCGCCAGGTCCAGGTGCACGGGCTGGAGGCGCTCCGCGCGAGCGCATCTTCCGGTGCCGGGGCAGTGGTGGTCTGGAATCACGTGGGCATCCCCGACGTCGGGATCCGCACCCTCGCCGCGCACGGACTGCCCACGACCGCGCACGCCGACCGGCCGCTGGGGCCGCTGCTGTGGCGGGGAGTGATCCGCTCCCGCGCCGGCCAGGGAGTGCACTACCGCCCCCGCACCTCGGGCACCGCGCCGCTGCTGGAGGCGCTGCGCCGCGGGGAACTCGCCGGCATCGCCTGGGACGGGTACCAGCCGCGGGGTGAGCGGGATGCGGCTCGCGGCCTGGACGCCGCCGTGGCGCTGTCGAGGCGTTCAGGCGCGCCCCTGTGGCGCGCCCGATGCCTGCCGACGGACCACGGTTTCGAGCTCTTCCTCGAGGGCCCGGTCGCCGCACCCCGCGGCGCGGCCTGCACGCTGCGGCTCAAGCGTGCCCTGGTGGAGGCGGAGGGCCGGCTGATCGCCACGCACCTGGACCACTGGGGCCTGTGTCGCGAACTGCGCTGGGACGAGCCCGCCGCCTTCGGCGCGGAACCGGCCCGGAGGGCCGACAGCCCTGCCACGGCCCGCCCATGCGAGCCGGCCCGCTCTGCCCCGGAGACCACGCCGTGCGCATCGCGATCGTAACCCAATCCTTCTACCCGCGCCTCGGCGGGCTCACCGAGCACACCGCGCACACCGCGCGCGAGTTGATGCGCCGCGGCCACGACGTGACGGTGATCACCGGCGCGCCCTCGGAGCCACGCGAGGTGGCCACAGATTTCCGCTGCGTGCGCCTGGGCCGCAACATGTCGGTGCCGATGCTGGGCGGCGTGTCCGACGTGGCCATCGGACGGGGCCTGCGCCAGGACCTCTCGCGGCTGCTCACGCCGGGCAACTTCGACGTGGTGCACGTGCACTCGCCGTTCATCCCCACGCTGCCGCTGTTCGCCTGCGACGCCAGCCGCGTGCCGGTGGTGGGCCACTTCCATTCGTACGCCCGGCGACACTGGCTGATGGCCGCGTGGCGCCCCTACCTCCGGCCCCGCTACCGCGCCCTCACGCGGCGCCTGGCGGTGAGCCCCGCGGCGCTGGAGTTCCTGGGCCGTTACTTCGACACCGCGGGCGTGCGCGTGGTGCCCAGCGGCGTGGACCCCAACCGCTTCCATCCCGAAGTGCCCGCCTACTCGCGGCTGCGGGACGGGCGCGTGAACCTGCTCTTCGTGGGCCGCCTGGAGCCGCGCAAGGGCCTGCAGGTACTGCTTTCGGCGCTGCGCCGGCTCAACCTGGGCGACCGCGTGCGGCTGCTGGTGGTGGGCGACGGACCGCTGCGCGAGCCGCTGATGGCCCAGGCCGCCTTCGCCCGCTGCGAGGTGCTGTTCCTGCGCAGCGTGAGCCCCGAGCTGCTGCCACGTTTCTATGCCTCGGCCGACATCTTCTGCGCGCCGGCCACCCGCAACGAGAGCTTCGGGATCGTGCTGCTGGAAGCACTCGCCAGCGGGCTGCCGGTGCTGGCCACCGACATGCCCGGGTACCGCTACGTGGTGCGTCACGGCGTGGACGGCGTGCTGGTGGCCCGCCGGGGGGCGGCCGGCTGGGCCGACGCGCTGCGCTGGATCCTGGACGACGCGGCCACCCGCGAGACGCTGGCGCGCCGCGCCCGCGCCCGCGCCATGGAATTCGCCTGGCCGGTGGTCGTGGACCAGCTCGAGGAAGAGTACCGCGCCGCCGCGGGTCTGCCCGCGCCCGCCTCCCCGCGGGCGGCCGCGCCGCGGCCCTAGGGCCTCGGGACCGCCCCGGTGGTGGCCGCGCTCCTTTCCCCGCTCCGCTCCCGCCCCTTCCGCTGGCTGCTGGCCGGCCAGGCCTTCTCGCTCATCGGCGACCGGCTCAACTACCTCGCGCTGGTGGCGGTGCTTTCCGAGCGCACTTCCCAGTTCCGGACCGCCGGCGGCGCCGGCACACTCTCGGGCCTCGCGGTGGCGCTGCTGCTGCCCGCGGCGCTGCTGAGCCCGTGGGCCGCCGGTCGGATCGACCGCTGGGCGCGGCGGGACGTGATGATCCAGGCCGACGCGGCGCGCGCCGCCCTGACGCTGGGGCTGGCGTTCGCGGTTCCATGGCTGCCCACCTGGGGCGCGCTGACGCTGGTGGGCGTCGGGGCGGTGGCCAACGTGTTCTTCCTGCCCGCGCGGCTGGCCATCGTGCCCGAGCTGGTGCGCCAGGACGAGCTCAACCCGGCCAACGCCCTGGGCCTGCTCGCCTCGGTGCTGGCCACGCTGTTCGGAACCCTCCTGGGCGGGCCGCTGCTGGCGCTCATCGGCGTGCGGGGAGCGCTGATCGCGGACGCGGCCACGTTCGCGATCAGCGTGCTCACGCTGCTGCAGCTGCCGCGGCGGGCGGCGGCCGATGAGGACGCGACCGGAGGCCTCCTGCGGCCCGCGGCGCCGCCGGTGGAAGCCGGCGCCTCCACCCCCCCGACTCCGCGGCAGGCCCCCGGCGCCGCATCCCCACGCCCCCTGTGGCCCGGTGCCCGCGGTTTCGCCGAGCTCTTCCGCACCGAGCGCTCGGTGGCCGCCGCGCTGCTGATCTGGACCACCTGGATCGTGGGGGCGCTGCTGCACGTGTGCGGCACGCTGCGCATCCAGGAATTGAGCCCGCGGATCACCGACCTGCTGGCGCCGGCGCTGGCCGCCGTGGGCGGAGGCGGGGCCATCGGCGCGGCGTTCTTCGGCTCGCGGCTGCGCCGCGCGCGTTCGCTGCTCTCGGGCGTGGGGCTGTGGGTGGCGGCGGTGGGCCTGGGCCTGCTGGCCCTGGCGACCGATCCCGCGTGGATCGTGGCGGCCGCGTTCGTGACCGGCTTCGCCACCGCGCCCGTCTACATCCTGGCCGACACCGAGCTGATGGAGGCGCTGCCCGGCTCGGCCCGCGGCGGCGCGATGGCGGCGCGGGACTTCTTCTGCAAGGCGGGATTCCTGCTGGTGGCGCTGGGGCTGGGGCGGCTGGCGGGCCCGGCGTCCGCTCCGGGCTGGATCGCGGGGGGCGCGGTGGCGCTGGCGGCCCTGGGCGCCTACTACGCCGTGCGCCGCCCGCTGCGTTCCTAGAAGTACCTCTCCCCGCAGGCCAGGAACTCGTTCAGGGCCTCCCGAAAGTACGGCGTCCCCGACGCGATCTCCGGGCCCACCTCGCGGTTGTACATCTCCCACGAGCGCGCGATCTCGGCGGCCAGCAGCTTCACCAGCTTGCCGGTATCGTGGCCGGTGCGGCACTCCTCGGGGTGATAGGCCGCCAGGTCGCTGGCCAGCGCGCGCGCCAGGCTGCGCGCGTTTGCGTGCGAAGCATCCTGCGAACCGTTGGTGGGAAGACCGAAAGGCGAGGGATCGGTGTGGCCGTTGCGCTCCAGCGGACGGGGCCGCACTTCACCGATGGCGCCGCGCGCGGGACGCGCGCGCTCCAGGTCGGAGGACCACGTGGGCCGTGGCGCACCCTCGGCACCGGCCGGGGCTGCAGCCACGGCAGCTGCGGCTTCCGGAGTGGAAACGACGGCCGCGGCCGCG
This genomic interval carries:
- a CDS encoding ABC transporter ATP-binding protein, encoding MNLEIRDVGKRYPGNVWGLRGFSLDLGPGVLGLLGPNGAGKSTLMRILATITRPTEGSVTWDGTDIVAHPDGLRSALGYLPQDFGVYPNLNAREFLEYMAAVKGLDGRAARRRIEELVQLTNLAGVLRQPLGSFSGGMRQRVGIAQALLNDPKLLIVDEPTSGLDPEERARFRNLLSDLSGERIVILSTHIVSDVEAVATEIAILDRGTLLAHASPEELLRGSEGRAWEWVIPSSELAAARARLRISGAVRRGDGVHLRLVSDGPPGPGARQVPPTLEDAYLLWTATRREARA
- a CDS encoding glycosyltransferase family 4 protein produces the protein MRIAIVTQSFYPRLGGLTEHTAHTARELMRRGHDVTVITGAPSEPREVATDFRCVRLGRNMSVPMLGGVSDVAIGRGLRQDLSRLLTPGNFDVVHVHSPFIPTLPLFACDASRVPVVGHFHSYARRHWLMAAWRPYLRPRYRALTRRLAVSPAALEFLGRYFDTAGVRVVPSGVDPNRFHPEVPAYSRLRDGRVNLLFVGRLEPRKGLQVLLSALRRLNLGDRVRLLVVGDGPLREPLMAQAAFARCEVLFLRSVSPELLPRFYASADIFCAPATRNESFGIVLLEALASGLPVLATDMPGYRYVVRHGVDGVLVARRGAAGWADALRWILDDAATRETLARRARARAMEFAWPVVVDQLEEEYRAAAGLPAPASPRAAAPRP
- a CDS encoding MFS transporter is translated as MAALLSPLRSRPFRWLLAGQAFSLIGDRLNYLALVAVLSERTSQFRTAGGAGTLSGLAVALLLPAALLSPWAAGRIDRWARRDVMIQADAARAALTLGLAFAVPWLPTWGALTLVGVGAVANVFFLPARLAIVPELVRQDELNPANALGLLASVLATLFGTLLGGPLLALIGVRGALIADAATFAISVLTLLQLPRRAAADEDATGGLLRPAAPPVEAGASTPPTPRQAPGAASPRPLWPGARGFAELFRTERSVAAALLIWTTWIVGALLHVCGTLRIQELSPRITDLLAPALAAVGGGGAIGAAFFGSRLRRARSLLSGVGLWVAAVGLGLLALATDPAWIVAAAFVTGFATAPVYILADTELMEALPGSARGGAMAARDFFCKAGFLLVALGLGRLAGPASAPGWIAGGAVALAALGAYYAVRRPLRS
- a CDS encoding zinc-ribbon domain-containing protein; this translates as MSDNATILTVCPHCRRKYRVLARFVPPQGVRARCPHCRAVFSIVPRVTPSATSPRMPAPVPPGERPAAPGAVAPDVQVSTPAAAAAVVSTPEAAAAVAAAPAGAEGAPRPTWSSDLERARPARGAIGEVRPRPLERNGHTDPSPFGLPTNGSQDASHANARSLARALASDLAAYHPEECRTGHDTGKLVKLLAAEIARSWEMYNREVGPEIASGTPYFREALNEFLACGERYF